agaaaaaaatataaatcaggaAGAGAAAGAAAGTCAACACGGAAAGAACAAATAAGTCAGGAAAAGCGTAAAAGAAAAAGAGGCAGAAAACAGGAGGGAACGTGAACCAGGAGCCCGGTGTTTGCAGGTTACCTTTCCCTTCCTTGGTTTTGGCTTTCCTGATTGCTCCAGGCTGCGCGGGCTGAGGGACGGGCGGGGACACAGCCACGGTTTCCACGGCAGCAGCCACGGCTGCGGCGGCGGCAGCAGCAGACAGGCCCTTCAACGGGTTGTTGCTGCTGAACTCGCGCCACTTCGCCCCCAGGACCGTCATCATCTTAGACATAGGGATCTTGGGGTTCTTCTTGGCAATGAGAGGCCTGGGGGGgcagagcagagggactgggcaCTGGagagcatgctttcactgtggggaAACTATTATAAGGGAGTCCTGGTGTTTAGTTGACCCAATTAACCCTCCCACCATTCCGAACCCTGAACCCTGTGCTTCTCACCTCAGGAACTGGCTGAATGCTTTGTAGTTTGTCAGAGTGTGGTAGTCCTCCTCTGTGAAGCCATAGTCCACGTTCTCCAGCCCCCACTCCTCCATCAGCTGAGCCGAGGACTTGGGCTCCTGAAGGACAGTTTCACAGCGGAGATTAAAAGAAACACGGTCACACCTTTTTATTAATGCACCACTTTTAGTGGGCTCAGAATCTTTTGGCTCTTCAGGATACTGAAACACATCAGATTCTACATCAACAAATGCATTATTGAACTGCTGCTgtgggtcacatggtctgattgcagctagaccactggaggGAGTTTGAACTACAAGAGGTTTCCTTTCCACTCTTGCGGCTGTCCGAGTAGAAAAGGGCCTGGGAGAATATTGCTAGGCCTGATAAGAGTTTAAGAAATCAAAAAGCACTCCTTTAAGAATTTGGTGAAATACAGTAATGTGCAAATGtatcagaacacctcaagatttgtcatttatggCGCTTTGCACACGTGCAAATTATTATATTTCTACAGAAATGAGCTATTCATTTTTTGCTAACTCATCTTGCACAACGctaattcaaaactaaaaacacagctaTGCCTGAAAGCACCTTTAATGCTAGAGTTTAGCCTGGCCACCTTTGGCATCAAtaagagctgtgtggcactgcgtcTGTGTACTTTCTCAAAATCTCTGGTGTCACTGAAGTCGACTTTACTTGAAGCTGCATCCACACACTTTCTTTTGTCAGGCATGGAGTCCAGTAGCCCACAGGGGTGCTGTAATAAACGTGCGCAGTTCTGTAATGACAAGACCCCTCCCCTCACCTTGAGCCccacatcctcctcctcctcctcttcctcctcctcctcctcgtctttCTTTTTCCGCTTggtcttcttctccttcttctcccttggtttcttcttcttcttcttgatggGGGAGTAGTCACTGCCCTCGCTCTCCGACCTGTCCCCCTGCAGCTCTTTGAGACACACGGGCGCCGCCTCTTCCTCACTACCGCCCCCctgtggacacacacacattcacgcaCAGAACAAAAACCCCAGCCTGCTTCACAGCTCTTTAGAAACGTCCAGCGTTTCCTTTGCGTTGATTTGCCTT
This portion of the Polyodon spathula isolate WHYD16114869_AA unplaced genomic scaffold, ASM1765450v1 scaffolds_2864, whole genome shotgun sequence genome encodes:
- the LOC121310932 gene encoding chromodomain-helicase-DNA-binding protein 5-like; protein product: MCVCPQGGGSEEEAAPVCLKELQGDRSESEGSDYSPIKKKKKKPREKKEKKTKRKKKDEEEEEEEEEEEDVGLKEPKSSAQLMEEWGLENVDYGFTEEDYHTLTNYKAFSQFLRPLIAKKNPKIPMSKMMTVLGAKWREFSSNNPLKGLSAAAAAAAVAAAVETVAVSPPVPQPAQPGAIRKAKTKEGKGPGVRKKSKSTKEAKKRG